A part of Myxococcales bacterium genomic DNA contains:
- a CDS encoding VCBS repeat-containing protein yields MHFRLLLVALLTATVNCNDAESGTDRADLSSTILVPGATPGTASVSPTGAASYAIPVAIAPGIAGSQPALSIQYSSHGTSGILGQGFSLAGLSAIAPCPRTVADDGVAADVAFDASDRLCLDGQRLVSVNGLYNQTGAEYRTARESFARIRQRADSFVVDAKSGPTLEYGATRDSRIDVSSGAGVRVWALSRATDRTGNVVRYAYAADTANGDYFPTSIEYAANAAAGVVANQKVEFRYKTRSDVTPAFVGGAAVKTTRLLQSIAAFESGVEFRSMNFDYDAGHRGRARLISVQECGAERNGPNQGKVVCLRPTRFEWTSATPLTTVALESAPNVAGLVSSAITGDFNGDGIVDLVQVQSATALVNVGVPDDSRFRGWANWGSGFYGTMLAGDFNGDGKSDLLDVRGDGTAYAWLSFGNGFNATLFASGLADASRLRVADFDADGRSDLFEVASNGDLRVFVSRSASPASPVMASLGLELENVRLADFDGDGRADILHVQGGAFRVIRWGAAGPSSSAWGADGSATGQNVRIGDVNGDGKGDLIVITAGGAANVHLSTGRGFVAQGTWSTGHNQTTQIADLDADGKGDLFQYDGGGTELQVALSNGIGAFGALTKITERSLAPARYPSTRVDTRSFNPWGHYVHTNDDFRDGVWRFCSERGLGTTVAGASVRKQRLSSWCERRDTGHCRVFASGEREDCSLSNRCPGSTEGAIDAPGTLSVRPLDAPELSSPTVVSGDYEAVATRHNGNWFVHTTDIDPGGNVVEWVDCQTVDTSEQEAVDRFSVQLGDLDGDGDVDLLQRGNGGLLRLARNPVNAHYDVLRAVTNGQGARTEVDYAPLMTGGVYTPLDEPMAYPLTAATGASYVVKETRETDGAGSVTRNLYQYQGARTRMDGRGFLGFRRVVTRNLTTGIETLQVLRTDEPFAGQLEYSERRWLAPGGRTAVLGKSWNELALHPGYPKLGVGGRIDFVVQTGAIEKSWDLDGAPLPDVSTRNEGYQYGNPTKVVTSTSFGADTLKKTTLTLFDHDEASWTLSRIRKSTTTTEWTGAAALTRTTTSSYLPNGLLAAETVEPGNAELEVSTRYEYDALGHVVTKVASAADGTAPRTVTTEFADPRFATATRNELGHQVRAEYDPRFGLATRTIDQNGLVAETDYDAFGRKRRSKAASGVESTSELYFCDATCPAGASVWGQVKTLGGATQRSYLDVLGREIAADVEGWNGRWVRTQRRYNSQGLVAAESRPAFLGDPVHWSQTTYDALGRVTSATAPDGGTTRSTYAALTSATTDALGRTSRTTKNGAGWLAQSVDAQGNAMTFTHDADGHVVSTVDPNKQRHTRSYDLRGRLTREVSPDRGAVAFTHNAFGEVVSERREATGAETRLAVDALGRVVRRTAPEGTTVYRYDTGLGAIGKLTSEEFTPDGGGGGVVANTRSYAYDERARLVGVEHVIDGEIFRTTSTYDALSRLVSVTEPSGLALSYGYDAQGHHVSVANATSGLEYWRAVDTAADGQVRVERLGNGRSTTRDIDPKTGRVTAIRTPNREGSVACVPATCTMDMATYDAVTKRDAAGCTFSEDNGRSERLPQGCASVTVQSYLASYDLVGNLTGRRDLVTGLDEAFEYDALSRLKSANLAANGTGLEKANAGKTVTYAYDAVGRLTARSDVGQYAYEGPKPHAVTRTTGPVAAEFTYDVSGNLLSGHGRTLTWTSFQKPLRIERGEAFSEFAYGLGHARVRQALPHGRQITYVSGSYEERTTNGDVDRVHRISAGHGLVAEITVKGQSESVAYFGTDHLGSITVVTNEDGEVVQRLGYDAHGKRRFASGGDDTAGTLKSAATTRGFTGHEMLDDLGLVHMNARIYDPTFGVFLSPDSVTQFPSSTQGWNLYSYVGQNPLSFTDPTGHMRWGSVFRIVVAVVAVVAVVVTGGAALAAMGAMLSGLTGGFISAAVATAAVTAAATSFVFTAIVTGSLRVAAKAALIAGVCAGVGAAAGGGYLGGALEGTGRAAWQGGDLKQGFITGAAPLASLIYAYKDRGTDGIAMALGQKAIAMIAERGMSGESSAQEAPRTSPMQLAGLDSGTMSDVAGSFGNAEQSTVSPGGVDYGDQCRPMEPGLERNYFLEEMLLGGKLFKLAADGVRAAVGFAREFSVRAWTLSEWAGEAAGTTGGYTVYRGGRELGRFDAHAFEVRGLSLDVPHVHGFGVFGEKGHFPWRAVVDAARGPAAGGHGLGVHSPGSMWVPKYPAP; encoded by the coding sequence TTGCACTTCAGACTCCTCCTCGTCGCCCTCCTGACCGCGACCGTCAACTGCAACGACGCGGAGTCGGGCACGGACCGGGCAGACCTCTCGTCGACGATCCTGGTGCCCGGCGCGACGCCTGGCACAGCGTCGGTCTCTCCCACCGGCGCTGCCTCGTACGCCATCCCGGTGGCCATCGCCCCGGGCATCGCCGGAAGCCAGCCGGCCCTGTCAATTCAGTATTCGAGCCATGGAACGAGCGGCATCCTCGGTCAGGGCTTCTCGCTCGCGGGACTTTCGGCCATCGCGCCATGTCCGCGAACGGTAGCCGACGACGGCGTCGCCGCCGACGTCGCCTTCGACGCCAGCGACCGACTCTGCCTCGACGGGCAGCGCCTCGTTTCGGTCAACGGCCTCTACAACCAAACGGGTGCCGAGTACCGCACGGCACGGGAATCGTTCGCGCGCATTCGGCAGCGGGCCGACAGCTTCGTCGTCGACGCAAAGAGCGGCCCAACGCTCGAGTACGGCGCCACGCGCGACTCGCGCATCGACGTCTCGAGCGGCGCCGGAGTCCGCGTTTGGGCCCTGTCGCGGGCCACGGATCGCACGGGTAACGTCGTCCGCTACGCGTACGCTGCGGACACGGCGAACGGCGACTACTTCCCGACGAGCATCGAATATGCGGCCAACGCAGCCGCCGGCGTCGTCGCCAATCAGAAGGTCGAGTTTCGCTACAAAACCAGGAGCGACGTGACGCCAGCCTTCGTTGGTGGCGCGGCAGTGAAGACGACGCGTCTGCTCCAATCAATCGCAGCCTTCGAGAGCGGCGTCGAGTTCCGCAGCATGAACTTCGACTACGACGCCGGTCACCGGGGGCGCGCGCGACTGATCTCCGTCCAAGAGTGCGGCGCCGAGCGCAATGGCCCCAACCAGGGGAAAGTGGTGTGCCTCAGGCCGACGCGCTTCGAGTGGACCTCGGCGACACCGCTCACGACCGTCGCGCTGGAGTCAGCCCCCAACGTGGCGGGGCTCGTGAGCTCGGCCATTACCGGTGACTTCAACGGAGATGGCATCGTCGACCTCGTTCAAGTGCAGAGCGCGACGGCGCTCGTCAACGTCGGCGTCCCCGACGATTCGCGCTTCCGGGGTTGGGCCAACTGGGGCTCCGGCTTCTACGGCACCATGCTCGCGGGCGACTTCAACGGCGACGGCAAGTCTGACCTCCTCGACGTACGCGGCGACGGCACGGCTTACGCTTGGCTCTCCTTCGGCAACGGATTCAACGCCACGCTCTTCGCGAGCGGACTCGCCGACGCGTCGCGTCTACGTGTGGCCGACTTTGACGCCGATGGACGGAGCGACCTCTTCGAGGTGGCGTCGAACGGCGACCTTCGCGTGTTCGTCTCGCGGAGCGCGAGTCCCGCGTCGCCCGTCATGGCGTCCCTGGGGCTCGAGCTCGAGAACGTTCGTCTTGCCGACTTCGACGGGGACGGGCGTGCTGACATTCTCCACGTCCAGGGCGGCGCCTTTCGTGTGATTCGTTGGGGCGCGGCTGGCCCTTCATCGAGCGCGTGGGGCGCCGATGGATCGGCAACGGGGCAAAACGTTCGCATCGGCGACGTCAACGGCGACGGAAAGGGCGATCTCATCGTCATTACGGCCGGAGGGGCCGCGAACGTCCACCTGAGCACGGGGCGCGGCTTCGTCGCCCAGGGCACGTGGTCGACAGGGCACAATCAGACGACCCAGATTGCCGACCTCGATGCCGACGGCAAGGGCGACCTCTTCCAATACGACGGCGGCGGCACCGAGTTGCAGGTGGCCCTCTCAAACGGCATTGGCGCCTTCGGCGCGCTGACGAAGATCACCGAGCGAAGCCTGGCCCCGGCGCGGTATCCATCGACACGGGTCGACACGCGCAGCTTCAATCCTTGGGGGCACTACGTTCACACGAACGACGACTTCCGCGATGGAGTGTGGCGCTTCTGCAGCGAGCGGGGTCTAGGTACGACGGTGGCTGGCGCGAGCGTGCGGAAGCAGAGACTTTCGAGTTGGTGCGAGCGTCGCGATACCGGCCATTGCCGGGTCTTCGCCAGCGGCGAGCGGGAAGACTGCAGCCTGAGCAATCGGTGCCCGGGCTCGACCGAGGGCGCCATCGACGCGCCCGGCACCTTGTCCGTTCGCCCGCTCGACGCACCCGAATTGTCGTCGCCGACCGTCGTCTCCGGCGACTACGAAGCCGTCGCCACGCGCCACAACGGCAACTGGTTCGTTCACACCACCGACATCGATCCCGGCGGCAACGTCGTCGAGTGGGTCGACTGCCAGACGGTCGACACGTCGGAGCAAGAAGCCGTCGATCGCTTCAGCGTGCAGCTCGGCGATCTCGATGGCGACGGCGACGTCGACCTCTTGCAGCGCGGCAACGGGGGCTTGCTCCGCCTCGCCCGAAACCCCGTAAACGCGCACTACGATGTCCTTCGCGCCGTCACGAACGGGCAAGGCGCTCGCACCGAGGTTGACTACGCGCCGCTCATGACCGGCGGCGTGTACACGCCGCTCGATGAGCCCATGGCGTATCCGCTAACCGCTGCCACCGGCGCCAGCTACGTCGTCAAGGAGACGCGCGAGACCGATGGCGCCGGGAGCGTGACGCGAAACCTCTACCAGTACCAAGGCGCGCGGACGCGGATGGACGGCCGAGGGTTCTTGGGCTTTCGCCGCGTCGTCACTCGCAACCTGACGACGGGCATCGAGACGCTGCAAGTGCTTCGCACCGACGAACCCTTCGCGGGGCAGCTCGAATACTCCGAACGTCGTTGGCTCGCCCCCGGCGGGCGCACCGCGGTCCTGGGCAAGAGCTGGAACGAGCTCGCGCTTCACCCCGGATATCCAAAGTTGGGAGTTGGCGGACGCATCGACTTCGTCGTTCAAACGGGCGCCATTGAGAAGAGCTGGGATCTCGACGGGGCGCCTCTACCGGACGTATCGACGAGGAACGAGGGGTATCAATACGGCAACCCCACGAAGGTGGTCACGAGCACGTCGTTCGGTGCCGACACGCTAAAGAAGACGACCCTCACTCTGTTCGATCACGACGAGGCGAGCTGGACCCTGTCACGAATCCGCAAGAGCACCACGACGACCGAGTGGACGGGTGCGGCGGCGTTAACGCGAACAACGACGTCGAGCTACCTCCCCAACGGCTTGCTCGCCGCAGAGACCGTAGAGCCCGGCAACGCAGAGCTCGAGGTTTCGACCCGCTACGAATACGACGCGTTGGGCCACGTCGTCACGAAGGTCGCCAGTGCCGCCGACGGCACCGCGCCCCGCACGGTCACAACGGAGTTCGCGGATCCGAGGTTTGCCACGGCGACGCGGAATGAGCTCGGACACCAAGTGCGGGCGGAGTACGACCCCCGATTCGGCCTCGCCACGCGGACCATCGACCAGAACGGCCTCGTCGCGGAGACGGACTACGACGCCTTCGGTCGGAAGCGTCGGAGCAAGGCGGCAAGCGGCGTCGAATCGACGAGCGAGCTCTACTTCTGCGACGCCACGTGTCCCGCCGGTGCATCGGTTTGGGGTCAGGTAAAGACGCTGGGGGGTGCGACGCAGCGCTCGTACCTCGACGTCCTCGGCCGCGAGATCGCCGCCGACGTCGAGGGTTGGAACGGACGCTGGGTTCGCACCCAACGGCGGTACAACAGCCAGGGCCTCGTGGCGGCGGAGTCGCGGCCCGCGTTCTTGGGCGACCCGGTGCATTGGTCGCAGACCACTTACGACGCCCTCGGGCGCGTCACCTCCGCGACGGCCCCCGACGGCGGCACGACGCGGTCGACCTACGCGGCCCTGACGTCGGCAACCACCGATGCCCTCGGGCGCACGTCGCGCACCACGAAGAACGGCGCCGGCTGGCTCGCGCAAAGCGTCGACGCCCAAGGCAACGCGATGACGTTCACGCACGACGCCGATGGCCACGTCGTCTCGACCGTCGACCCGAACAAGCAGCGGCACACCCGGAGCTACGACTTACGCGGGCGCCTCACGCGCGAGGTGAGCCCCGATCGGGGTGCTGTCGCGTTCACCCACAACGCCTTCGGGGAGGTCGTCAGCGAGCGACGGGAGGCGACCGGTGCCGAGACGCGCCTCGCGGTGGACGCGCTGGGTCGCGTGGTGAGGCGGACCGCCCCCGAGGGCACGACTGTTTACCGCTACGACACGGGCTTGGGGGCTATCGGAAAGCTCACGTCCGAGGAGTTTACCCCCGACGGCGGCGGCGGCGGCGTCGTGGCGAACACCCGCAGCTACGCCTACGACGAGCGCGCGCGCCTCGTCGGCGTCGAACACGTCATCGACGGGGAGATCTTTCGCACAACGTCGACCTACGACGCGCTGTCTCGACTCGTCTCGGTCACGGAGCCGAGCGGCCTCGCCCTCAGCTACGGCTACGACGCGCAAGGGCACCACGTGAGCGTTGCGAACGCGACCTCGGGCCTCGAATACTGGCGCGCCGTCGACACCGCCGCCGACGGCCAGGTACGCGTCGAACGTCTGGGCAATGGGCGGAGCACGACTCGTGACATCGACCCGAAGACCGGCCGCGTCACGGCCATCCGCACGCCCAACCGTGAAGGGAGCGTGGCTTGCGTGCCCGCCACGTGCACGATGGACATGGCGACCTACGATGCCGTGACGAAGCGCGACGCGGCGGGCTGCACCTTCAGCGAAGACAACGGTCGCTCGGAGCGGTTGCCTCAAGGTTGCGCAAGCGTGACAGTGCAGAGTTATCTCGCCAGCTACGATCTCGTGGGCAACCTCACAGGCCGCCGCGACCTCGTGACGGGTCTCGACGAGGCGTTCGAGTACGACGCGTTGAGTCGGCTCAAGAGCGCCAACCTGGCGGCGAACGGCACGGGCCTGGAGAAGGCCAACGCGGGCAAGACCGTGACCTACGCCTACGACGCCGTGGGTCGGCTCACGGCTCGGTCGGACGTAGGGCAATACGCCTACGAGGGACCAAAGCCCCACGCGGTGACGCGGACCACGGGGCCGGTAGCCGCCGAGTTCACGTACGACGTCAGCGGCAACCTACTCTCGGGGCACGGCCGCACGCTCACGTGGACGTCGTTCCAGAAGCCGCTCCGCATCGAGCGCGGCGAGGCCTTCAGCGAATTTGCCTACGGTCTCGGTCACGCGCGCGTGCGACAAGCGCTGCCTCACGGGCGCCAGATCACGTACGTGTCGGGCTCCTACGAGGAGCGCACGACGAACGGCGACGTTGACCGTGTTCACCGAATCTCCGCGGGACACGGCCTCGTGGCGGAGATCACCGTCAAGGGGCAGAGTGAAAGCGTCGCCTACTTCGGCACCGATCACCTTGGCTCCATCACAGTCGTCACGAACGAGGACGGCGAGGTCGTGCAACGCCTCGGCTATGACGCCCACGGCAAGCGACGTTTCGCCAGCGGCGGCGACGACACGGCGGGCACACTAAAGAGCGCAGCGACGACGCGCGGCTTCACGGGACACGAGATGCTCGACGACCTGGGCCTCGTCCACATGAACGCGCGCATCTATGACCCGACCTTCGGCGTATTCCTGTCACCCGACTCGGTGACCCAGTTCCCCAGCTCTACGCAGGGCTGGAACCTATACAGCTACGTTGGGCAGAACCCCCTGTCGTTTACCGACCCGACGGGACACATGCGGTGGGGCAGCGTGTTCCGCATCGTCGTCGCCGTCGTCGCCGTGGTAGCGGTGGTGGTGACGGGAGGGGCTGCTCTCGCCGCCATGGGCGCGATGCTCAGCGGCCTCACCGGCGGGTTCATCAGCGCCGCGGTGGCCACGGCAGCGGTGACGGCGGCGGCGACGAGCTTCGTCTTCACCGCCATCGTCACGGGCAGCTTGAGGGTCGCGGCGAAGGCGGCGCTCATCGCCGGCGTATGCGCCGGCGTCGGAGCGGCCGCGGGTGGCGGCTACCTCGGCGGCGCCCTCGAAGGCACGGGACGTGCGGCGTGGCAGGGCGGCGATCTCAAGCAGGGCTTCATCACAGGTGCCGCGCCGCTCGCGAGCCTCATCTACGCGTACAAGGATCGCGGCACCGACGGCATCGCCATGGCCCTGGGGCAGAAGGCCATCGCCATGATCGCCGAGCGCGGCATGTCGGGGGAAAGCTCCGCCCAAGAGGCACCACGCACATCACCGATGCAGCTCGCGGGCCTCGACTCGGGCACGATGAGTGACGTGGCCGGTAGCTTCGGCAACGCCGAGCAAAGCACGGTCTCGCCGGGCGGTGTCGACTACGGCGATCAATGCCGGCCCATGGAGCCCGGTCTCGAACGAAACTACTTCCTCGAAGAGATGTTGCTCGGCGGAAAGCTCTTCAAGCTCGCCGCCGACGGAGTCCGCGCCGCCGTTGGATTCGCTCGAGAGTTCTCCGTACGGGCCTGGACCCTTAGCGAGTGGGCGGGCGAAGCGGCGGGCACGACCGGCGGCTACACCGTCTATCGCGGCGGCCGCGAGTTGGGTCGTTTTGACGCGCACGCCTTCGAGGTCCGGGGACTGAGCCTAGACGTGCCGCACGTTCACGGCTTTGGGGTCTTCGGGGAGAAGGGTCACTTTCCTTGGCGCGCGGTGGTCGACGCTGCGCGGGGCCCGGCAGCCGGCGGCCACGGTCTTGGCGTGCACAGTCCCGGAAGCATGTGGGTTCCCAAGTACCCCGCGCCGTAG